The following DNA comes from Arcobacter cloacae.
CTAACATTCTTTTTACTATTTGTTGAGTTATTGCTAACCAAGTTCCAAATATTAAAGTAAAAATTATAATTACAGAGATAATTTCATCCCAAAAATCAATAATAGGATAGATATAATCCAAAATTGCTCTTAAGAAAAATGAGAAAATAGCAATTTTAAATGTTGAAGCCATATAAGCTGTGATAATCATAGGAGAACCTCTATAAATATCAAGTACCCAAGATTGGAAAGGGAAGGCTGCAATTTTAAATAAGAATGTGAATAAAATCAAAGTTAATCCAATATATACTAAAGCCATATCTTGTTCATTGGCATTAATTATAAAAGATGAAATAGCAGCTAAATTTGTACTTCCTGTTGCTCCATAAACTAAAACAACTCCTAGAAGATAAAATGCACCAATAAATGAACCTAAAACTAAATATTTAAAAATTGCTTCAACTCTTTTTGAATCTTCTGTATTGTATCCAACCATAATATATACAGAAAAAGATGCGATTTCTAAAGCAATATAAGCAGTTACCAACTCATTTGAATGGGCTAAAATCATCATTCCAAATAGAGCAAATAATAAAATACTAAAAAATTCACCTTTAAAATACTCTCTATGTTGGAAGTAATGTTCACCAATTAATAGAGTTAATAATGTTCCAGCAATTAACAAAATATTAAAAAAGTTTGAATAAGTATCAAAAGTTAATACATTATTTAAAAAATGTGGAAATGGTTGAATAGAGTATGAACTATTTATGCTAATTAATGAAAATACTAATGCAATAATAAGAAAAATTGATGAAACAACAATAAAGTTTTTTACATTAAATCTTTCATACATACTCATAAACATAAGTACAAGTGCCCCAATTAAAATTGATAGGGCAGGTATTAAGTAAAAAAATTGACTCATTTTGTTGCTCCGATTTGTAAAATATCATTTAAATAATGAGTAACTGTTGGCTCAAATTTATTTATAAAAACTTCTGGATAGAATCCCATTAAAAATACCAAAATTACCCAAGGAATAAGACCAATTATCTCTTTGATTTTTAAGTCTCTCATTACAAGCTCACTTGAACCCTCAGGTCTATCTTGTAAAATCGCTCTTTGAAACATCCATAACATATAAGTAGCTCCAATGATAACTGTTAATGCAGCAACATATCCTAAACCCTTATTAAACTCATAGATTCCAAAAATTATTAAAAGTTCTGATACAAATCCATTTGTTCCTGGAAGTCCAACATTTGCAAATAACATAATGGCAAAAATAAATGTAAAAATAGGTGCTTTTTTAGCAATTCCACCTAAGTCTTTTATTGTTTTAAATCCAGTTTGTTCTTGCATTAAACCTACAAGTAAAAATAATGCTCCTGTTGCAATTGCATGAGCAATTATTAGATATAAAGCACCATTTATTCCATAAGAGTTTAATGAAAAAATTCCAGCAGCTATGAAACTTAAGTGAGAAGCTGATGAATATGCAAACATTCTTTTTATATCATCTTGCATAAGAGCAGCAATTCCAAAATAGATTAATCCAAATAAACCAACTGCTACAAACCAAGTAGAAAATTCAACATAAATATCTGGAAAAATTGGAATCATAAATCTAACAATTGCATAAACTCCTAATTTTGCCATAATTGATGAAAGTAAAAAAACAGCACCAGTTGGAGCATTTTTATATGTTTCCATAATCCAAGTATGAAGTGGAAAAATTGGAATTTTTATAGCAAATGCTGCAAGAAAGGCTAAAAATAACCAAATCTTTGCATTATGGTCAAGAGTTGATATTGTCATTAATTTATCATAAGCAAATGACCAATGACCAAATTCATTATTGTATGCAACCCCTAGATATAAGATAGCAATAAACATAAGAAGAGAACCAGCCATTGTATAAACAGTAACTTTAATTGTCGTAAATACTTTGTTTCCAAATCCATAAAGACCGATTAATAAAAATACAGGTAAAAGCATAACTTCCCAAAAGAAGTAAAATAAAACAACATCTAAAGATAATAAAGTTCCAGTAACTCCTGATTGAACTAGAAGCATATTTATCCAATAACCTTTAGTTTTACCTTCCCATAATAATAAATAAGAACTTGGAATAAGTATTGCAATCATCATTAAAATAGTTAGAGAAAAACCATCTAATCCAATATAATAATTAATTCCATATGTTTCAATCCATGGAATATTTGTAACAAATTGCATTCCAGAACTTGGTTCAAACTCAACATATATTTTTAATACTAAAGCAAGAATAACAGTTGTAGTTAAAAAAGCAATATTTCTAATTGTATTTATATCTCTTGTTGTAAGCATTAATCCAAAAGCAACAACAGCAGGCAAAAATATTATAAATGAAAGTATATCTGAGCTCATACTACAATCCTAATTTGATATATAAATATACAAAAATGCAAGTCATTCCCACTAGCATAAATGCTGCATAAAATCTAACATTTGCATTTTGTATCATTGCAACTTTTTTACCTATATTTACAAAAGCATTTGATGAATTCATAATTAGTGCATCAATTATTTTATTGTCAAGAATTCTATCTATAAATACAGATAGGGCTTTTGTTGGCTGAACAAATATTGAATCGTAAATCTCATCAATATAAAATTTCTTACCTATAAATCCAGTTTCACTCTCTGGTTTTGATAAATCAAAATTTGCATATTTTGAATAAGCTGCCATGATTCCAGTTGCTGCAACGATTATTGATAAAGCCATTAAAACATACTCTGTTGTATGGTCCATATGAATCTGTTTTGAATTTAGTTGAGCAAGCCAAGTATCTACAAAATGATTCCCTCCAAAAATTGCAGGAAGATTTAGAAATCCAGCTCCAACAGCACCAATTGCTAAAATCAATAACGGAATAGTTATTGTTTTTGATGTATATACATACTCTTCATTATGATGGTTTGGAGCAACAAAAATAATAAAATACATTCTGAACATATAATAAGCTGTTAAAAATGCTGTGAACATTGCAATTGCCCAAATTAAGTATTGCCCCTCTTGAAAAGCAGCCGCTAAAATGGCATCTTTAGAAAAGAATCCTGAAAATGGAGGAATTCCTGAAATTGCAATAACTCCAATTAAAAATGTTGTTCCAATAATTGGTAAACTAGCTCGATGTTGAGCAATTTTAAAGATATTTTGTTCATGGTGTAGGGCAATTATTATTCCTCCTGCTCCCATAAATAACATTGCTTTGAAAAATGCATGTGTAAATACATGGAATAATCCAGTTGAATAAAATCCAAGACCAACAGCTATAAACATATAACCTAATTGACTCATAGTTGAGTAAGCAAGAATTTTTTTAATATCAGTTTGACGTGTTGCAATAATAGCAGCAAGTAGAGCAGAAAATGCCCCGATATAAGCTATAAATAATCCAATTTCTTCAATTCCACTATATAAAAAGTGAAATCTTGCAACCATATAAACCCCAGCTGTTACCATTGTAGCTGCATGAATTAAAGCTGAAATTGGTGTAGGTCCTGCCATAGCATCAGGAAGCCAAGTGTAAAGAGGAATTTGTGCTGATTTCCCCATTGCTCCAACGAATAACAAAAATCCTGAAACAATAAGTAATTCATTCGAAACATTTCCTATATTTGCTTCAATAGTTCCAAAAGATA
Coding sequences within:
- a CDS encoding NADH-quinone oxidoreductase subunit N translates to MSQFFYLIPALSILIGALVLMFMSMYERFNVKNFIVVSSIFLIIALVFSLISINSSYSIQPFPHFLNNVLTFDTYSNFFNILLIAGTLLTLLIGEHYFQHREYFKGEFFSILLFALFGMMILAHSNELVTAYIALEIASFSVYIMVGYNTEDSKRVEAIFKYLVLGSFIGAFYLLGVVLVYGATGSTNLAAISSFIINANEQDMALVYIGLTLILFTFLFKIAAFPFQSWVLDIYRGSPMIITAYMASTFKIAIFSFFLRAILDYIYPIIDFWDEIISVIIIFTLIFGTWLAITQQIVKRMLAASSIVHTGYLLLAFIALSYKDGEILNIDSAYAIMFYLIAYLLSALGAFGLASHIISDTNIKITYDDFKGLAKERPFLAAMMTIFLFSLAGIPSTIGFIGKFYVFTEAINAGYTALTIVAIIATIISVYYYFKLIAVMYFYPAKEEAISIEFNDRRVSTYAIAFVAILTVLGGIGSAIVFFIPVMNIDTIINLTQMAVQSLFIK
- a CDS encoding complex I subunit 4 family protein, producing the protein MSSDILSFIIFLPAVVAFGLMLTTRDINTIRNIAFLTTTVILALVLKIYVEFEPSSGMQFVTNIPWIETYGINYYIGLDGFSLTILMMIAILIPSSYLLLWEGKTKGYWINMLLVQSGVTGTLLSLDVVLFYFFWEVMLLPVFLLIGLYGFGNKVFTTIKVTVYTMAGSLLMFIAILYLGVAYNNEFGHWSFAYDKLMTISTLDHNAKIWLFLAFLAAFAIKIPIFPLHTWIMETYKNAPTGAVFLLSSIMAKLGVYAIVRFMIPIFPDIYVEFSTWFVAVGLFGLIYFGIAALMQDDIKRMFAYSSASHLSFIAAGIFSLNSYGINGALYLIIAHAIATGALFLLVGLMQEQTGFKTIKDLGGIAKKAPIFTFIFAIMLFANVGLPGTNGFVSELLIIFGIYEFNKGLGYVAALTVIIGATYMLWMFQRAILQDRPEGSSELVMRDLKIKEIIGLIPWVILVFLMGFYPEVFINKFEPTVTHYLNDILQIGATK
- the nuoL gene encoding NADH-quinone oxidoreductase subunit L, producing the protein MNSSLLVWIILAPLLGAIFNGLLYFYHIKKHKVDDIYFALIGTITPLISFLITLSLFLRMNEENIIFKQHLFTWLNVDKLNIEMALLGDNLSIFMSMFVTFVGWLIHIYAIGYMKGDNGFGKFFAYFNLFLASMLILVLADNPIILFIGWEGVGVCSYLLIKFHYGNAQNVLAANKAFIVNRVGDFGFLLGVVTLFFALGQVDLSFGTIEANIGNVSNELLIVSGFLLFVGAMGKSAQIPLYTWLPDAMAGPTPISALIHAATMVTAGVYMVARFHFLYSGIEEIGLFIAYIGAFSALLAAIIATRQTDIKKILAYSTMSQLGYMFIAVGLGFYSTGLFHVFTHAFFKAMLFMGAGGIIIALHHEQNIFKIAQHRASLPIIGTTFLIGVIAISGIPPFSGFFSKDAILAAAFQEGQYLIWAIAMFTAFLTAYYMFRMYFIIFVAPNHHNEEYVYTSKTITIPLLILAIGAVGAGFLNLPAIFGGNHFVDTWLAQLNSKQIHMDHTTEYVLMALSIIVAATGIMAAYSKYANFDLSKPESETGFIGKKFYIDEIYDSIFVQPTKALSVFIDRILDNKIIDALIMNSSNAFVNIGKKVAMIQNANVRFYAAFMLVGMTCIFVYLYIKLGL